The following nucleotide sequence is from Anaerolineae bacterium.
GGCCTGGTTTACCTGGCGGCATCAGCGCTGATCGCTCAAGCCATACCCCGGCCATCGGATCTCACCCGCTGGCTAGGGGCTGTTGTCGCCGCGTTGGCCTTTGCTGTGACTCCAACTTTTTGGTCTCAAGCGGTCATCGCCGAGGTATACACGTTACACGCGTTGCTGATCGCCGTGACGTTAATAGTCGCCCTACGCTCGGATCAGCGGGAGAGGGATAGATGGGGAGCCTTGGGTTGCGCGCTGGGCGTGGGGTTAACTCACCATCGCACCACGCTCCTCTTGCTACCTGGCCTGCTCGGATGGGCGTGGTTGCGGCGTCCGGAACAGCCATGGCCGAGCCGCCGGCAGGCCAGAGCGTTTCTGTTGGGGGTGTTGTTGCCTCAATTCCTGTACCTGTACATCCCACTGCGGGCGCCAGTCACCCCCTACCTGACCGTGCCGCTGGGGCCGGGGCAGGCCCTAACCCTATACGACCAAAGCCTGTCAGGGTTTCTGGCCTTCGTAATGGGGCGCGCCTTCGTCGGAGAGTTGTTGTCGCCGGCGCAGGCATGGGCGCAACTGCCGACCGTCTTGAGCCTCATTCGGTCGAACCTCAGCTTGCCAGGCATAATCCTGGCCGCGCTAGGCCTGGCCTGGCTGGCCCGGAGGCGATGCTGGGATACGCTGGCGTTGACCGGGCTAACAGCGCTGGCCCAGCTTGGCTTCAACCTGTTTTACGGCATCGGCGACGTACACGTGCTATACATCCCCATCTATCTCATCGCTGCGCTGTGGATAGGCGTCGGATTGACCGCCTTAACGATGGCCGCTTCTCGCCTTGTTGCTCGGGCCGGACGAAGCCCTTTGCGGGCGGTGGCTATTCCCGCTCTCGGTCTGCTGTTGCCGATCTCTCTGGCCATCTCATCGTTCTCAGGGGTGGATCGAAGCCGGGATGATCGCGCGCGTCGGTTTTGGGATGGCATTTTAGGCCAGCCGCTGCCTGCGGCCAGTGTGCTAATTAGCAATGATCGCGATGAGATGGTGCCGCTAATCTATCTGCAGTACGTGGAGGGCAGACGACGCGATATGACCGGCCTGTTTCCGTTGATGGTGAGGGAGCCGGGATGGCTAAACGTGGGGCAGGTGACGCAATCCGCCCTGAAGACGGGGCGGCCGATCTTCCTGGTCAAGCCCATGCCTGGACTGGAGGTGCGCTTCGAGCTACGGCCACACGGAACAGTAGTGGAGGTGGTGGGGGAGGTGACTGCGCCGCCGAGCGGTCCGTTGGGTGTCATCGGCGATGCGCTAGTGCTGCAGGCCGTAGAGGTCAGCCCAGGTCAGGTCTCTGAAAGTAAGCTTCATGCTGGCCGGCCGCTGACGGTGACCCTTTATTGGCAGCCGCTGCGGGCGTTGGGCGCGGATTACACGTCCTTTGTGCACGTGCTGGACGGTTATGGCGAGAAGATCGCCCAGCATGATGCGCCACCTGGTGGGGTATATTACCCCACATCGCTCTGGCAGCCCGGCGAAATCCTGCGCGATCGGCACGTGATTCATTTGCCTGAGAAACTGCCGACCGGCCCTTATGCCCTGCGTATTGGGCTATACACCGGGCCCGACCTGAGCCTGTTAGGAGAGCCGTTGCTGGTATCGTTGCTATCGGCTCAAAAGCCTCTTCTCGAAGTGCTTGCTGCACAAGCCTCTCCCTCGAAATCAATAACTACATCCTGGGCGGCAGAAGCGCTACAAACAGCCAATGTCCACCCCCCATTCTGGCGTCGAGAGGCAAGGCCATGACATTGATGCGGCCTTCCTTGAGCTTGTGCTCCAGTTCTTCTAGCTCTAAACCGCTGACCGGATCGCCGTATTCCACCGTTCAGACATACTCTAAGGCACCACGCGCATCACCCGGAATGCGGTGCGGCGGGTTCGCTCGCGTATCACGATTTCCCTGACGAAACGGCGTCCCTCACGAAGGGCTAGCTCTTTGAGCGCCTGACGCCGGCCCTCAAAGATGGTATCGTCTCCTGAGCGAAACAAATACACCGTATCCGGATTTTCCAGATACGGGAGCAAACGGGCTTCGAACCCAGGATCGGGAGCGTCCAAGCGCTCGTAGCCGAATAGCTCCACCGGATTAACCCTTCCCTTGGTCAGGAAATACACCGGCGCGGCGATTCCCCAGTCCAGCGCCACGACAGGCTGTTCCGGTCGCTTGATCAAATGGCCTGCCAGGGCATAGATCGCGTCGGAATGAGTGCCATGGCCGCCGGTGAAGCGCAGCACCTGATGATAGCGTAAATCAGTGACCAGGTCGCTACCCGCCCAGGCAAACGTTAGCGCTAGCGCCAAGGCCATGCCGCGTCGTCCTGCTACCTGGACAAGTACGCCCACGGCCGAGCCAACGACGAGGAAAATGAAGGGCAAGCCGGTGGCATAATGAGTGATAAACAGGTCGGATATGGTAAACGAGCTCTGTACCACGTAGAGGGCGACGAATAACAAGCCGCCAGCTAACGGCGCAAGCTGCCTCAGCTGTCGCTGCGGTCGCGCGGCCCAGACAATCAGCGCCGATACTAGTAGCGTGATGGCCAGCCAGGGCGCCAGTTGGTTCGAAATGGCTTCCCCTAAATACCACAAGTGTTCACTGTTCAGCAATACCCACAACTGCCAGGCGCGCCGTTCCAGATTGTGTAGGAAGTCGGCATTGTTCACGCCATAGTAGGACCGTTCCAGGTGGGCGAAAACAGAGATCAGAGTCCCGCTAGTCTGCAAGTTGAAGACCAGCAGAGGAGCCATGCCCCCCAGCAGGCCAGCCATCCCCAACACGGGCCCTAGCATTTGGCGAAGCCAGACAAGCCCCTCCGGTGGGCTCAAAACAGTGGGCGCAACTGCAGAAACCTGACAGGCCCTTTGCATCTGACGCTGGCCGATGAATCCGATCAACGCCACCGTTAACCCCGCACCGATAACCCAAACGAAAAGCAGCTTGGCCCATAGCCCCAACCCACAGACGAGACCTAAAACGGCCCAGTCCGCTGGCCGACGGTGCCGCGCTACACGCAGCGCTAGCATGGCTGCCATCACCGCCAGCAAAGCCGTGATGTTGGTCACAAAGATGCCCTGCCGGCTCCAGAACACAAACGAAGGATTGACAGCCAGCAACAGGGCCGTTAGGCTGGCAGCGATCGGCCCGACCTGCCGGTTCACCAGCCGGTAAACCAACACCAACGTCAGCGCGGCTATCACCACTGGCAGCAGCCGCAGCGCGACCACATTCACACCGCCGAGGACCAGAAACGGAATCGCTAGGTAGACGTTTAAGGCACCGATGTAGTCCTGCACCATGAGGGGAAGCGTCCGTCCCGCGATTCTAACCGTTGCGCCGCGAAAAGCTTCCACGGGCAGCCCCTGCATCAGTTGCAAGGCATTCACGCCAGCTTCGCGGGCTTCATCGTAGTGCAGGCCTGGCAGGGAAAGTTGATACAGCGCAAGCCCCAGGAAGAGGGACAACGCAATGAGCAAGGCGCCCCACTGGCTGACAACTCGCCGGAAACACTCAGGAGATGGCATGATCGCTCAGCGGGCAATGATCCCGATCTCGGAAACCATGCTCTGGTAGTTCCAACCGGAAGCGTAGATGCGGATAGAGTTCAGGCGGGCCGGCCTAGTATCCCGCAATAGCTCGATCAAATTGGGCGACTCATAAGGATACCAGATGTGGGGGGGGATCTTCTCACCGTTAATAATAGGCCAGTTGCTGTTGGGATCAGGGTCCCGGTAATAGAATCCATGCACCCATTCCAGTTGCTTGCCGTAGACATCGGTGTAATTGAGCCGGACCATTACCGGAAACTCAGAACTCAGATAACCGCCGCCGGGCAACGATTGATGGATCAGCCGCACGTCCAACCGGATGCTTAGTTGCTCGAAATCGAGCACATCCTTGTTCAACGCCTGCTCGATCCAGGCTTCGGTATGGACCCCTTCCTCGGCGCTGCGGGAGAAATAGACGGCCTTTCGCCCTCCCACTTCTACCACTTCGACCGTGGCAGGAGCTACCGTCGGAAGCTGCTGATAGGTTCCTACTTGCCAAGCAGACGTCAGCCCCTTCTCGAAATTACCATTGACTAGCAAGTTCTGCGCGGCAGGCAAGGGCTCTAAGGGGGGGACTGCCTCCTGTAGAATGGTGCGCTGACCGGGTCTTACCGTTACGGCAGCACCGCCGGAATGGGCGATGGCCTCTCCCGAGCGCGCAGTAACCTGCGTCTCTTCTCGGCTTACCTCGATGGAAAAGCTACCCGTGGTCAGGTCTACCACCCCCTGTGGGGTGTATACGCGCACCGCTAGCGCCCGCCGGAGCGGCTGGAGATTGAGGACACGCACCCGCCCGTTATGCAGCTCCAACTCGATGCGATATGGCTCACGGCTGAGGCTGAACCGTGGGCGGTTCGCCTTGCGCACGGTGAGCTCTGTCTGACTGTACAGTTGCACGGTGCTGAGGACCCCTTCCGGCTCACTGGGCTCCTCGATGCTGAGAATGACACGAGCATCTCCCGAGCGGATGGTATCCCCTTTCTGGATCGGACGCGTGTTTTCGACGCCAGCTGGCTCCCGCGCGCCCACAGAGAAGACCAGTGCAGTGCCTGTCCCGGCGAGCACATCTATGCGGGCCGGCACCCGCTCCACAGAATAGAGCAGATACCAACGGATCGCAAGGGGAACCGAAACCGCCAAGAAGCAGAAGATCACAAAAGCAGCGATGAGGATCGTCCAGGCCATCCGCTCCGGATTCGCCCGCCAGCCCCTGTATCCCATCCTTTGCAGGGAGCTGTCCCAGGAAGCGACAATCGTTTGGCCTGCGGGCGCAATCTCCCGGGTGGAATTCCCCACCAAGGTAGATGGCTCCGTCGCAGAAGATGCCTCTCCCGCCTGCCCGATCGGGCTGTTTACCAAAGCCTCACCTCGAATCCGTCATATTGACCAGTGTAAGGTCCCCATATGGCGTGGACGCACTCAACCCGCGCAGCCGTCGGCCCTCGACGAAGTGCCTGCAAGAAATGCTCTAGGGCCGCTCGCGTGCCCTCGGCTTCCAGCTCTACGCTACCATCTCGCCGATTACGCACCCATCCACTGAGGCCGAGCCGGCGCGCCTGGCTTTGCACAAAGTATCGATACCCCACACCCTGTACGCGACCATAAACCTCAACGCTCACCCGGGCCTTTTCCTCTCGATCGTGAACCGGAACTCCTTCTTCGCTCATCGCTTCAGCCAGGCAACTCGGAAGACGTCTACCCGCCGATCCAGACGATAGAGGCCGGCCGCGCGAGCAGCCTCTTCGGCCGCTCGCACCTCAGCAGGCTTCACCGGTCGGTGCAACGGTGGACGCGACGCCGCCCGATAAGCCGGATGGTACTGACCCATGATGTTGATGTAGGTGTGACGCGATACCTTCTCGGCCAGAAAGCGGGCGACCTCAGCCGTGCCGGCCAGGCCTTCTGGCAGGACGAGATGTCGGACCAACAGCCCACGGCGCGCCAGCCCTTGCTCGTCTATGACCAGGTCACCCACCTGACGATACATCTCCTGAACGGCCGTCTGGTTGACCTCGGGGTACTTAGAGACCCCAGAGAGTTCGCGCGCGATGGCGGCGTCCGCGTACTTCATATCGGGCATATAGATGTCAATCACACCATCCAGTAGGTGGAGCGCCTCCAGGGAATCGTATCCCCCGGTGTTGTATACGATCGGGATGCTCAGGCCGGCCTCCGCGGCGATGGCGATCGCACCTAGGATCTGCGGCACCACGTGACTAGGGGAGACCAAGTTAATGTTATGACACCCCTGCGCCTGCAAATCCAACATCATAGCTGCCAGCTCTTCCTCGCTGACCTCTTGACCCTGACCTAGCTGGCTGATCTCGTAGTTCTGGCAAAAGATGCAGCGTAGGTTACACCATGAGAAGAAGATCGTACCCGAGCCGCGCCAACCACGCAGGCAATCCTCCTCACCAAAGTGAGGGAAATAGCTGGAGACGACAGCGCGCCCGCCGGTACGGCAGACACCGCGCTCCCCAGCCAGCCGGTTTACATGACAACGCCGGGCACAGCCCACGCAGTCGCGTAGCATCTCACGCGCCAGCGCCGCTCGTCGCCGCAGCTCACCAGAGGCCAACAACGCTCGATAGGAAGGCTCGTATTTTTCCATCGCTCCCCAAGCCTTTAAAGAAAACGCCCTTCAGGCTCATCGGGTTCCTCAGCCGGCGGATCTTGCTGCTCATCGCCAGGCTCCCCAGCCCGTTGAATCCAATCAAGCCAAAAGCGCGCATCTCGATCGTTCGGATCAGTTTCCAGCGCCCGCTGGAAGTGCGCAAAAGCCCGCTTCAAATCGCCGCGTTCTTTGTAGATCAAGCCCAGGTTGTAGTGCACGTTGGGCGCACCTGGATTTGCCTGCAAAGCCCGTTCAAAGGCGGCAATAGCTCTGTCTTGCATCTCGCGGCTGGAAAGTTCCAACCGTCCCAGATACGCCGCGGCCAAGTTAGTCCACACCATGGAGTTGTTTGGCGCCCGTTGCGAGGCCGCCTCCAGCACGGGTATCGCCTTGGAGAACCGGCCTTGCATCACGTAAGCGCCCCCTAGATTGATCGCTACATCCACGTTCTCAGGGTCGAGCGTATATGCTTCCTCCAGCGCGAGGACAGCCTCGCCGGGCCGGCGTTGATACAGCAGGCGAGCGCCTTTATTTAGCAGCTCATGAATGCGACGCGCTCGCTCTTGTTGTTTCTTTTCGTCTCCTTCTGAGATCATCTTCACGTCTCTTTGCTGGCCAATGGAGCCAACTGCCGCTTACCATAGAGGCTGTGTGTTACGAATCTTGATCGTTATCCAACGCATCCCAGAACTCTAGATCGTCTTCGTCTTCTTCTACATCCAGGCCGTATACCGGAATACTGAGCGCATCCTCTCCAAAGGCCAACTCTTCCATGGCAGCCTCTGCAGCATCGCGAATGGCTTCTTCCTCGCTGTCCAGGTACTTGAGAAGGATACGCCGCGCCTCGCGGCCACCGATGCGCCCCAAGGCCCATATCGCCGCCTGCCGCACCTCGGTGTCCTCGTCCTCCGCCAACACAGCTAGCATAGGCACGGAATCGCGCAGTTCCAGCTCTCCGCAAGCGCGAGCCGCCTCAAAGCGCATCTCCGGCAGCTCGCTCTTCAGCTCAGCCAACACGATGGAACGCCAATATCGGTCGGCGCTGCGCCCCATGGCGAACACCGCGCTGACCCGCATCCGCTCATCCTCGTCATAGTAAGCGTTGCGGATCACATCGCGCACACCCGCCTCGCTGGAGTAAGCGATGGCCTCCACAGCCCGTCGGCGCACCTCGAGGGATTCTTGCGGTGTGTGAATAGTGGCTAGGAGTGCCTTTTCGGCCATCATCGCCATAGGGCCGTCAATCTCTCCCAGCTCGCCCAGCAGAACGAATCGCCCCAACGCGCTGGCTGCTGCTGCCCGCACGCTTTCGTCCGGATCCTCGCGAAGCATGCGCACAAGAGGGTGGATCAGATTCACGTTCTCGTCTTCCCATAGCCCCTCAATAGCCTGCACGCGCACGACCGGATCGGGATCCCCCAGCAGCCATCGGAAGAGCGGATTGTAGTACAGCTCGACATGCTCCTCCGCCAGTTCAACCAGATTGCGGGCAATCCATCGCCGCCGAGCAACTGGCAGTTCGCTCCAGGTGGCCTGGAAGCGTAACACCTCCTCTCGCCCTAAATCGGATAGGCTATATAAAATCGAGAGACTTGGCCGTTTTTCCGGATCGGCCAGACGGGCTAATACCGTCTGAATGTCAACTTTCGTCTTCACCCTAGATACCGCCGGCGTGATGCCGGCCACCTCCTTCCGACAAACTGTTGATGCAACAGGGGGAGACTCGCCGTCGGCCCCCTTCACCACCAGCTAAAGCCCCAAAGAGCGCTCCGTGGGCTACGAGGGATCCTTTCGATGATCCTCCCATCCGCATCGCGACGGATCTGTTCGACTTGAACATACCACCGAAAAGCGCGTCCCATTTCTTGGGGGGCATAGGGTTGAAAGGCACCTGGCACCCGCCAGCTAGTGCCCTGCACCATATCCTCATAAAACCACTTGATCTGATCTGGAGCAATTAGATAGCCCAAGTGAACCACATACACTTCTCCAGGCTGCAGCGGGCCGACATCCTGCCAGCGCAACTCGATAAAGGCCTGGTCGCCTCCAGAGAACGGGGTGTTATCACTGGGGCTGAGGAGCTGTGGCGCCGGGTAAACCAATGCCACAGTAGGGGTTGGCGCAGAAGCAGGCGTCAGAATGGGCGTAGGCGTAGGTGTGGCCAGCGCGCTGCCCGTACGTAGGATAATCAGCCGCTGGTTCACCTGCAGCCGGCTGGCATCTCGAATGTTGTTGACACGCATCAGCTCCTCCACCGTGATCCCGAAACGGCGGGCGATGCTGCTCGGCGTGTCTCCGGGCGCCACTATGTAGACACCAGCTTCGGATGGCGCTAAGGGGGTCGGCAGCGCTTCACCTGCGCGCGGGATCACCAGGTGCTGGCCGACCTGGAGCTGCTCCACATCCCGGATGTTGTTAGCCCGCGCGATCGCCTCCACCGTCACGCCGAAACGGCGGGCGATCACACTTAGCGTATCACCATGCTCCACTCGATAAACCACGGCTTCACTCTCAAGAGCAGCCGTTGGCGTCGCAGTGGGCGTCTCCGTGGCAGTCGGCGTGGGCGTAGGCGGCTCAACCGTAGGCGTCGGTGTCGCTTCGGGGGTGGGCGTATCGGTCGGCACGAATGGCTCAACAGCTGGCGTCAAACTGATCTCCCCGTCCGAAGCGGCTTCCAAGGGCATAGCGGG
It contains:
- a CDS encoding tetratricopeptide repeat protein: MISEGDEKKQQERARRIHELLNKGARLLYQRRPGEAVLALEEAYTLDPENVDVAINLGGAYVMQGRFSKAIPVLEAASQRAPNNSMVWTNLAAAYLGRLELSSREMQDRAIAAFERALQANPGAPNVHYNLGLIYKERGDLKRAFAHFQRALETDPNDRDARFWLDWIQRAGEPGDEQQDPPAEEPDEPEGRFL
- a CDS encoding DUF2723 domain-containing protein is translated as MKRAWDGWLALGCGLVAGVLYLRTLAPGLLFGDAGEFQVAAWIGGLAHPTGYPLYLILGWIWTHLLPLQSPAWRMNLLSALCGASAVGLVYLAASALIAQAIPRPSDLTRWLGAVVAALAFAVTPTFWSQAVIAEVYTLHALLIAVTLIVALRSDQRERDRWGALGCALGVGLTHHRTTLLLLPGLLGWAWLRRPEQPWPSRRQARAFLLGVLLPQFLYLYIPLRAPVTPYLTVPLGPGQALTLYDQSLSGFLAFVMGRAFVGELLSPAQAWAQLPTVLSLIRSNLSLPGIILAALGLAWLARRRCWDTLALTGLTALAQLGFNLFYGIGDVHVLYIPIYLIAALWIGVGLTALTMAASRLVARAGRSPLRAVAIPALGLLLPISLAISSFSGVDRSRDDRARRFWDGILGQPLPAASVLISNDRDEMVPLIYLQYVEGRRRDMTGLFPLMVREPGWLNVGQVTQSALKTGRPIFLVKPMPGLEVRFELRPHGTVVEVVGEVTAPPSGPLGVIGDALVLQAVEVSPGQVSESKLHAGRPLTVTLYWQPLRALGADYTSFVHVLDGYGEKIAQHDAPPGGVYYPTSLWQPGEILRDRHVIHLPEKLPTGPYALRIGLYTGPDLSLLGEPLLVSLLSAQKPLLEVLAAQASPSKSITTSWAAEALQTANVHPPFWRREARP
- a CDS encoding radical SAM protein, with the protein product MEKYEPSYRALLASGELRRRAALAREMLRDCVGCARRCHVNRLAGERGVCRTGGRAVVSSYFPHFGEEDCLRGWRGSGTIFFSWCNLRCIFCQNYEISQLGQGQEVSEEELAAMMLDLQAQGCHNINLVSPSHVVPQILGAIAIAAEAGLSIPIVYNTGGYDSLEALHLLDGVIDIYMPDMKYADAAIARELSGVSKYPEVNQTAVQEMYRQVGDLVIDEQGLARRGLLVRHLVLPEGLAGTAEVARFLAEKVSRHTYINIMGQYHPAYRAASRPPLHRPVKPAEVRAAEEAARAAGLYRLDRRVDVFRVAWLKR
- a CDS encoding acylphosphatase, which translates into the protein MSEEGVPVHDREEKARVSVEVYGRVQGVGYRYFVQSQARRLGLSGWVRNRRDGSVELEAEGTRAALEHFLQALRRGPTAARVECVHAIWGPYTGQYDGFEVRLW
- a CDS encoding FecR family protein, producing the protein MAWTILIAAFVIFCFLAVSVPLAIRWYLLYSVERVPARIDVLAGTGTALVFSVGAREPAGVENTRPIQKGDTIRSGDARVILSIEEPSEPEGVLSTVQLYSQTELTVRKANRPRFSLSREPYRIELELHNGRVRVLNLQPLRRALAVRVYTPQGVVDLTTGSFSIEVSREETQVTARSGEAIAHSGGAAVTVRPGQRTILQEAVPPLEPLPAAQNLLVNGNFEKGLTSAWQVGTYQQLPTVAPATVEVVEVGGRKAVYFSRSAEEGVHTEAWIEQALNKDVLDFEQLSIRLDVRLIHQSLPGGGYLSSEFPVMVRLNYTDVYGKQLEWVHGFYYRDPDPNSNWPIINGEKIPPHIWYPYESPNLIELLRDTRPARLNSIRIYASGWNYQSMVSEIGIIAR
- a CDS encoding LysM peptidoglycan-binding domain-containing protein; translation: MSPAWWVGIAVIVALMTAWWMGIFPSREVRAVLAQRISEGPDLAALMDAILPTVESISALRTPEPAMPLEAASDGEISLTPAVEPFVPTDTPTPEATPTPTVEPPTPTPTATETPTATPTAALESEAVVYRVEHGDTLSVIARRFGVTVEAIARANNIRDVEQLQVGQHLVIPRAGEALPTPLAPSEAGVYIVAPGDTPSSIARRFGITVEELMRVNNIRDASRLQVNQRLIILRTGSALATPTPTPILTPASAPTPTVALVYPAPQLLSPSDNTPFSGGDQAFIELRWQDVGPLQPGEVYVVHLGYLIAPDQIKWFYEDMVQGTSWRVPGAFQPYAPQEMGRAFRWYVQVEQIRRDADGRIIERIPRSPRSALWGFSWW
- a CDS encoding HEAT repeat domain-containing protein, translating into MKTKVDIQTVLARLADPEKRPSLSILYSLSDLGREEVLRFQATWSELPVARRRWIARNLVELAEEHVELYYNPLFRWLLGDPDPVVRVQAIEGLWEDENVNLIHPLVRMLREDPDESVRAAAASALGRFVLLGELGEIDGPMAMMAEKALLATIHTPQESLEVRRRAVEAIAYSSEAGVRDVIRNAYYDEDERMRVSAVFAMGRSADRYWRSIVLAELKSELPEMRFEAARACGELELRDSVPMLAVLAEDEDTEVRQAAIWALGRIGGREARRILLKYLDSEEEAIRDAAEAAMEELAFGEDALSIPVYGLDVEEDEDDLEFWDALDNDQDS
- a CDS encoding glycosyltransferase family 39 protein, with amino-acid sequence MPSPECFRRVVSQWGALLIALSLFLGLALYQLSLPGLHYDEAREAGVNALQLMQGLPVEAFRGATVRIAGRTLPLMVQDYIGALNVYLAIPFLVLGGVNVVALRLLPVVIAALTLVLVYRLVNRQVGPIAASLTALLLAVNPSFVFWSRQGIFVTNITALLAVMAAMLALRVARHRRPADWAVLGLVCGLGLWAKLLFVWVIGAGLTVALIGFIGQRQMQRACQVSAVAPTVLSPPEGLVWLRQMLGPVLGMAGLLGGMAPLLVFNLQTSGTLISVFAHLERSYYGVNNADFLHNLERRAWQLWVLLNSEHLWYLGEAISNQLAPWLAITLLVSALIVWAARPQRQLRQLAPLAGGLLFVALYVVQSSFTISDLFITHYATGLPFIFLVVGSAVGVLVQVAGRRGMALALALTFAWAGSDLVTDLRYHQVLRFTGGHGTHSDAIYALAGHLIKRPEQPVVALDWGIAAPVYFLTKGRVNPVELFGYERLDAPDPGFEARLLPYLENPDTVYLFRSGDDTIFEGRRQALKELALREGRRFVREIVIRERTRRTAFRVMRVVP